The Chitinophaga niabensis genome segment AATGGAAGCATTCCTTACAGCCAGGATATTAGAACGCTGCTGCCTGAAGTAAATAAATTCAAAAGAGAAATTATTGAACAAAGTTCCTTCAATACCGATGTCTGTTTTCTTTGCTTCTTCCCAATGTATGGCCAGGTTGGCCAGTTTGGTAAGATCAATGCCCGGCGTGATATTAGAGCCTGATACAAATACGTTATTGAAAGAATAGTTATCGAAATACTGGAACTGGGCCACATTATCATTTCCGAGCACGCCATAGGAAGCACGGAGCTTTAAGTTATTCACGAAAGTAACGTTGCTGAACCAGGGTTCTTTGGAGATCCGCCAGCCAACTGATGCTGCCGGGAATGTTCCGTACCTGTTCCCTTCAGGGAAAGTAGAAGAACCATCAATACGCACCTGTACTTCTGCCAGGTACTTTTCATGGTAATCATAGCCTACTTTACCAATAAAGCTCCTGCGGGTGAAATTGTAACTCTTACCACCGTTATTTCTGTCTGTTGCCGCAGTACCTCCCTGGGATAGTTCAGGCGTAAGCACTGTAGGGAAGTTTTGACGGGAAGCACCGAATGTATCCCGTTTGAAACTGCTTTGTTCATAACCTGCAAATGCACTAATATTATGATCTCCGAATTTTTGCTGATAGTTCAGTTTAATATTGGTGGTTACCTGTGCCTGGTTCTGCTGGCTCTCATTCAGTATACCGGCTCCTGAGGAACCGCCCACAACCCTCCTGTTGTAAGTGTTAGCCGTTTTATCATAACTATACAATACATAAGGGGTACCAAATGCCTTGCTGAAGTTCCATGATTTATCCACGGCAAGGAACCCATCCACGGAAAGCCCTTTCACCCAGGGGAGCTGGTAACTGCCTTTCAGGATACCATTAAATACCTGCGTGGGGTTCCTGTTCAGTCCGCCTGCATCTGTAGCCATCATCACGGGATTATTCCCTTCAATACCTTCTGATGGCAAACCATTCGGATACCGGGCAGGAACAGTGGAATAAGCCCTGTAAATAGAGCGGAAAATATCTCCGGCGCCACTCATGGGGAACTTGCGGTTTTCCTCCCGGCCTGAGAGATACAATCCTACTTTAAAGTCTTTGGTGATATCCGCATCGATATTAGAGCGGAAACTGTATTGTGTGTATTTGGTAGCGCCGTTCTTGTATAGCCCGTCCTGCGAAAGCATGCCGGCTGAAATATAATAGTGGATGTTTTCAGACCCTCCGGAAACGGCAATATTAGCCTGGTTCTGTGTAGTGGTTTTCTTTAGTGTTTCCTTCGCCCAATCTGTATTGGGATAATTGAGTGGGTCTGAACCATCCGCGAATTTCCGGATCTCGTCTGCACTATAATGTTGGTTCATGCCGCCGGCCGGGTTATTGTAATAGTCTATTTCATTATTTATAGCAGCATAAGTAGCGGCGTTTGCCATTTTAGGCAGGCGTGTGGGAGAAGAAAATCCCTGGTTGAAACTTGCGGAGATGGAAGGTTTACCTGATTTCCCCCGTTTGGTGGTAACCAATATTACCCCATTAGCAGCACGGCTTCCATAAATAGCCGCAGAAGCATCCTTTAATATAGACATGCTCTCAATATCATTTGGATTCAGTCTCTCCAATCCTCCGATCTGACCAGGCACCCCATCTACCACAACAAGCACATCGTTATTGCCGGTAGTGGCCAAACCGCGGATTGTAAAATTAGAGCCATCATAACCCGGCTCTCCGCTCCGGTTATTGATCACGATGCCGGAAAAACGGCCCGCCAGTGAATTGGATACATTGGCCTGGGGACTTTTAACAATATCCGCTCCTTTTAATACAGAGATGGAACCTGTGATCGTGGCTTTTTTCTGTGCATTATAACCTACCACCACTATTTCTCCCAGGTCTGCATTCTTCGATTCCAACTGTATTAAGATGCCGCTGCGTTCTTCAGGGCCAAGTACAATCTCTTTGGTAGCATAGCTCATATGAGTACAAACAAGGGTGACCTGGCCGGTTGCGTTAAGGGAAAACTTTCCTTCCCCATCTGAAACAGCAGCCACCCTGGTTCCTTTTACTAAAATGGTAGCGCCTGGTACTGGCCCGTCAATGGACCTGACTGTACCGGAGATCTGCTGCTGCGCAAACCCCAGCAGGCTAAAAAGCTGGAAACATCCCAGGAGGAGTAACCTGAGGATAGTTTTGCGGCACGGAGATGCCTCCGCATCATTGTGCAATAGTCGTGACTTTTTCATAACAGACATACGTGGTTTAATGTGGTTAAATGTCATTGGTTGATATGAGCGGGTATTGTTCACTTCCCCCTTTCATGGAATTATGCTACACAAAGTAGCCTTAACAGCGGGGATGCTATGGGGGGTAAATCACTTAAAAGAGGGGGTAAACTAACAGTCCGGGGGATTTTACCCCCTATTTTTCTTCCGTGCGGATCACGTTAAAATCCCGGTTAAAAGAATGGCGGTATTTTTTAATGTATTCTGATGGAGGCATCCCGAAGAGCTTCACAAACTGCTCTCTGAAATACTTGATATCTCCGATGCCTACATGATAGGCAGCCTGGCTGACATTCATGTTTTCGGTGAGCATCAGCACCGCTGCCCTCCTTAACCGGATGGAGCGGATAAAAGCATTCAGCGACTGGCCGGAGATGGATTTTACTTTCTGGTACAAGCCGGAATGGCTCATGCCCATCAGTTTGGAGAATTGTTTGATGGTAAAATCCTCTGCTTCCAGGTTAGCTTCTATTACTGTGATGCATTCCTGGAGGAAGTCCTGGTATTCCGCAGGAACTTTTACACTGGTTTTCTTCAGCGTGATATTATCCAGGAAGTAACGTTGGAGGAGACCCCGGTTTTTCAGGAGGGTATCCAGCCTGGCCAGCAGCAATTCTGTGTCAAAGGGTTTGGTAATATAATCGTCTGCCCCGCTTTCAATCCCTCTTAGTTTGATATGCGTTTCCGTCATACCTGTGAGCAGGATCACGGGAATATGGCCCGTACTTTCCGTTTCTTTTATTTTACGGCACAATTCCACCCCGTCCATTCCCGGCATATTGATATCACTGATAATAAGGTCCGGAATGAGTTGTTGTGCAATACGGAAACCGTCCTCACTGTCCGTAGCTGTATAAAGCAGGTAACGTTCTGCAAATACCTGTTGAAGGTAGTCTTTGATCAGGGGGTTATCATCTATCAGCAGAATGGCCTTTTTGCCGGTGATGGTCTCTTCCGCCGTCATGCCTTTCTGCTCATTCACTTTATTTGTTTTCAGCGGTTCTACATCTTCCGTCAGTTCCTCCAGCAGTTCATGCTCCTTTACCTGTTCCTGCAACAGGTGACCGGCAGGTAAATGAGAAGAACCTTTCAACAGGGTAATGGTGAATACGCTTCCTTCGTCCGGAATGCTTTCGCAGACCACGGTACCCTTATGGCTTTCCACAAAATGTTTTACCAGGTATAATCCAATACCGAAGCCCATTTTGTGGGATATCTTACGGGAGTCCGCCTGCCGGAACTTCTCAAACACCCGGGTAAGGTCAGCCGACTCGATCCCGCAACCATTATCCCGCACTTTGATCATTACCTCGTTGGACAACGCTGTTACTTCCAGGGAAATGCTGCCTCCCTGTGGCGTGAACTTAAATGCATTGGAAAGAAGATTGAAAACAGCGATCTCTGTTTTCTCCTGGTCCAGGGATAATTCCAGGGGGCTTTCCGGGGCAATGAACTGGTAATTGATCCCTTTTACCTTTGCCTGCTGTGCAAAGCAGCGGAACACTTCATTGCAAAGTTCAATTACATCCAGCCTGGAGACCTTCAGGAGGTCCGCTCCGCTGTCTGCTTTTCTGAAAAGCATCAACTGATCTACCAGGTTCAACAGGCGGCGGGCATTCCGGTAAACTACATCCAGCTCCGGATCTTTTCCATTGCTGTGTTGTACCATTTCTTTCACCGGGTTAATGATCAGGGTAAGGGGAGTTCTGAATTCATGTGAAACGTTGGTGAAGAAAGACAGCTTCCTTTCATTCAGTTCTTTTTCCTTTTCCTTTTCCAGGTGCGCCAGTTTCACTTCATACTGCAAGCGCTGTTTTGCAGCCGTATAACGGATATACAGCCAGATGCAGCCTGCCGTGAAACTGAAATATAAGAGATAGGCCCACCAGGTACGATACCATGGTGGCAGTACAACAATCTTCAGGGCAGTTACTTCCTTTCCCCACCTGCCCTGTGCATCGGTAGCCTTGATCCGGAAGTAATAAGTACCTTCTTCCAGCCAGGAATAGTTGGCGGTATGCACACTATTACTGTAATTCCATTGTTTATCCCAGCCTTCCAGGAAATAGGCATACTTTATCTTATCGGAGGCATCATACTCCAGCGCTACAAAGTTGAAAGAAAGAGAAGACCGGTTATAAGGAATACGGATGCCCTGTACATTTTCCAGGACCTTTTCCGTAATAAAAGAACTGCCGGATGTAAGGGGCTTTCCATCTATCCGGATGTCCGTTAAAAGCACCTCTGGCGGAGAGGCCTGCCCCGTTACACTATCCGGGTAAAAGATATTGAACCCTCTTATGCCGCCAAAAAGGAATTCTCCCGAACGCAGGGCGGCGGCAGCATGAAAACTGAACTGGTTACTTTGCAATCCATCCTGTGTAGAAAAGGGTCTGAACTTAAACTCTTTTGTATCCATCCGCACAAGACCTGTAAAAGAGCTAAGCCATAAATACCCTTGTCCGTCTTCTAAGATCCGCAACACAATATTGCTCTGCATGCCATTGCTCTCATCGAACCGTTTGAACGTGCCTGTTTCCCGGTTAAATAAAAGCAATCCTCCTCCCTGCGTACCGATCCAGAAATTTCCCTTTTTATCTTCATGGATACAACGGGCAGTATGCCCCAGTTCATATACCTTATGCTGTTTCGAAACACGGTCTATCTTTATCAATGTGGTGTAGTTTCCACCCCATAGATTGCCGGCGCTGTCTTCTCCCAGGCATTGTATATTCACAATATTCCGGTCGAAAACTTCAAATGTATTGGTGGTTTTGGAAAAGCGGTATAAAGTGCCGTCGTTTGTAGTGCTTGCCCAGAGGGTCTTTTGTTTATCTTCGTACAGGAGCCAAACCCTTTTCTCCTGACAGGTGTAATGCTCAAATGATCCCGTTCTTTTATTAAACCGGGAGATCCCGCCCAGCCAGGTAGAGACCCAGATGTTGTTCTCCGCATCGTTGATAATACTGGTGATGAAATTACTGCCTATCGTGTTCTTATTGGCAGGATCATGTGTATATACGGTATGGGTATTTCGTTTTCGGTCCCAGTAACGCAATCCTCCCCCATCTGTTCCTATCCATATATTCCTGTCGGCGTCCTCGCAGAAAGAAAGGATGAAATTATTGTTGGGGTTGTTATTCTTCTCATCTTTATAAACAATTGTTTTGAAAGGATCCGGGCGTGGCTCCACTACATTGATCCCTCCTCTGAGCGTGCCGATCCATTTCCGCCCCTCTTTATCCTCATAAATGGAATACACGGCTGCACTATTGATCAGGGATTTACCATCCTGGGAGATGAAAGGTTTTGCTTTGGTTGTAGTACCGTCATAGAACAACACACCTTTTCCATCAGAAGCGATCCACAATATTCCTTTTCTGTCAATACAGAGAGAAGTGATCTTACAGGTCACATCTATATAGTTGGCGGATAAAGTATCCATCTTCCTGTTATACCGGAATAAACCGCTCTCCGTTCCTATCCAGAGATCACCGCTAACATCTGTTTTGATGCAGCTTCCCTGCCGCATAGACTGGTTCACGATAGTAACAACCGTATCTGTAAGCGCATAACGGCATAGTCCTATGTTCTGTACAAATAACCACAGGCTTCCATCTTTCGGATCTTCTTCCAGCGCTGTTACCTGGTAGCTGTTCAATTTATAACGCGCATCTACTAAAGGGATCTGACGGCCTACAGGATTGCCTGATCTAAAAAGCAACAGTCCTGCCATTTCTGTTCCCGCAAAAATGGCTCCTTTTTTAGTAGTAAGGATCGTTGTAACAGAAAAGGAAATGTTCTTCTTAACAGTACTGCCGCTTTGCGTATAATATGCCGGAGCAAATAAACGGCTGCCCGGATCATATATACTGATTCCGCTCCTGTTCACGATCCATATATTATGTGCGGCATCCTCCGTGAGAGAATAGATCTCATTTCCGTTCAACGAAGTAGCATCATTGATCCTGTTCCTGAAAACGGTGAAGGTACTGCCGTCATACTTATTCAGCCCATCGTAAGTGCCGAACCACATGAAACCTTTATGATCCTGAAAAAGACAGGTTACCACGTTATTGGACAAGCCATGCTCTATCCCTATATATTTTACAGGAGGATCTGCTGCAAACAATGCAGGAGTAAAGCAAAAGAGCATAAGCAGTATTATCCCTGCTTTTCTGATGCAGAACAACATAACGTGCGATTTAGATCTGAAATGGCCTTACTACTAAGATAACGTAATTTACATTCCAGCCCTGTTTTCCTCTTCGTTTTTACTGTTCTGCTTTCCTTTGTGTGTAGACCTTCCGAAGCTGTAATTCAAAGTAGCCACTACTCTCCTGTTACCAAACCAATGGGAAAGTTCATTATTCAGGATCTGTTTCTCCCGGAAGATATAGTATACCCGGTAAGTATCCAGGATATCGTAATAACTGATCTTTGCATTCAGTTTTCCTTTCAGCCAGCTTTTCTGCAGGCTCAGATCAATACTGCTCAGGGGTTTTATCCGGTAGATACCATTACCGCTGCGGGATTTGTAATAATAGGTCAGGTCGAAAGTGATGGCATGCGGCAGTGTGAACACCTGGCTTCCTGAAAGGGTATAATCAGTGATAGGGATGGTATAAATGATCTCGTGATAAGGTGTTTGTTCTTTCCTGTAAGCACCCCTGATACTATGCTGCATCTTCCACCAGGTTTTAAGGGAAAGCGGAAAACTAAGCTCTATACCGGCAAAGTCGCCATAAGGCAGGTTGCGGCCCAGGTATTCCAGTTCATTGGTGGCACTGTCATATTCCGGATACCGGGCCATAGGACTCAGTTCACGGCCTATTTGTATAGCCGCGTTAAAACTTTTATGCGAATATGTGAGGCTCAGCATATTGGTCTGGGAAGGCTGTAGCTGCGGATTACCCACCACGTAATTAAGCGGGCTGAGATAAAAACGGAAAGGATTCAATTGGACGAAATTAGGTCTCGTCATCCGGCGGCTGTAAGAAAGATGCAGTTGTTGAGTTGGATCAATAGTATAAGTAAAGAGGAAACCGGGTAGCCAGTTCAGGTAATCCCTTGTAATGATACCTGCCACGCTGTGTGTATGTTCCGCACGTACGCTGAGGGTATAGTTCCATTTACGCCAGCTCCTTTCATAAGAAACATAGGCCGCAGAAATATATTCATCATATTGAAAATTATTAGTGCGGCTGCTGTCCAACCCGAAATCATTATTAGCGAGCAGCGTATCATAACGCAGATCATTCTTAGTAGTGGTATAGGCGAATTTGGCGCCTGCCCCCACTTTCCCTTTCCATACCTTCAAAGAAAGATCAGCCTGTGCCATGCGGATCAGGATCTCATTTTTCAAAGCAGTTTTCCAGTAGTCCAATAACGTTTCTGCTTCCCTGTTCTGAATATCCTCATACTGCCGGTTGCTGACTTTAGCAACGGAGCCTAGCAGGTCCAGCTGATGTTCCCCGAACTGAGCGGTATAATTAAGGTTAGCGGCATAGTTCCGTTGTTTGGGAGCGGAAGTATTGATACTGTAGGTATGGAAGATGGTCCTTTTAGCAGAGGAATCCGTAGTAAAGAGTGTATTGAAGGCATCAACATCCCGGTTCAGATTGAAAACCCTCAGCCCCACATCTATCCGTTGCCCCTTCCTGAAGCTGTATTCCGCTCCTAACTGGTAACTGAAATTATTGTTGCCGCTAAGTGTTTGCGTATTAGTGGCCATGATGTTTGTATTCGCCTGGTGTTGTAAAGCGGCATAACGATGTACCGTGGTACCGGCTCTATAGCCGAGGCGGGCTGTATAGGCTACCTTTCCTGTTTTGTAGCTGAGCTGAAGCGTATTGTCCGATAAGGTATAATTGTTCCGCTGAAGACTGAGAAGCGCGTTGCCTTTCCAGCCTAAGGTCTGATCACGTTTCAGTTTAATGTCAATGATCCCTTTATATTCACCATCATACCGGGAAGAGGGATTGGAGATCACTTCAATGGAGGCGATCATTTCGGGGGTAAGGCTGGCCAGGTATTGCTGTAATTCTTCCGCATTCATCAGCACAGGTTTTCCATCAATAAAAACACCCGGTGTGATCCTGCCGGACATGGTGATCGTACCATCTCCATTTACTTCCAGGCCAGGTACTTTTTTAAGTATATCGAATGTATTGGCCGAGGCAGCAAAAAGTTTGTTCCCGGAAATATTTAAGACCAATTTATCTCCTGACCGCTGAAAGGCTGGCCTCTCTCCGGCAACCACCACTTCTTCCAGCAAACTGGCATCGGCGGCCATGGGGATCTCTCCTGCGTCTCCTGTTTCCGCCAGTTTCCATGTATGCTTATACCCCAGGGTGGATAAACGCAAGAGGTAAGTACCCGCCGGCATCCCGGAGAATTGAAAAAACCCGGCGGAATCAGATACCTGCCCCTGGATCAGTGCAGTGTCTTTTAGAGATAGCAGGCTTACGGTAACGAAGCCTATGCCCGAATGGTTTTTGTCGTCCACCGCTTTACCCCGGAGAACAGTTTGCGAAAAAGCAGGAATGTTTAAGATCAGCAGGCTAAAGAACAGGGATACCCGTACCATCATCTTTGTTTTCCGCAAACCTAAAAATGGAATGGATAGCCGGGGTGCAGGTTCCCTGAATCAGGCGTACGGATTTATAAAACCGTACTCATTGCAGCTGGTTTTCAATGCCTTTTATGCGGCACCGATACTTTCTTTATACAATGCCGGCGTCATATCCTTGATCTTCCGGAACGCAGCATAGAAAGTAGATTTAGAATTATACCCCACTTCATACCCGATCGCTTCAAAAGTAAGCCGCTCATTGGTGGTGATCAGCTTACAGGCTTCCGCGATCCTGTATTCATTGATATAGGTAGAAAAGCTTTTCCCGAGATTATCATTTAGCAACTGGGACAACTGGTGCATGGAAATATTAATATGCTGCGCCAGGTCGTTCAGTTTCAGGTTGGGGTCTTTATAAAGCGCCTTATCGCGGATCACTTTTTCCAACTTATCGAGCCATATACTGGCATCCGTTTCTGCAATCTTCTTTCTTTCCGGTTTGCCATTGTTTTCAAACCCCGCCCCTGATAAACTAAAGAAAACGGTCAGGAACAACATAAAAGTGAAGCAGATACCACCACTGATGTAAATACCATGCACTACCCTGAAGAATGCCAGCAGGTAGGCCAGGAAAATAAGGCAGTTGCCCAGGAATAATATCAGCCAGAATTTCTCCGTATCACTAAGTACTGAAGGGTTCACAAATAAGGTCTTCAGCACCGGTTTCAGTAAAAATCCCGTAGCTACCAGGTAACAGGGCCATTGCAGGTAAATAACATACACAATGATATTATTCCATACATCAGGACGGGTTTGATAAGGGAACAGCATCCCCACCAGCACCAAAGCGCCCAGCTGAATACCCCAGCTCCATTTCCATGAATTGGGAATACCGGTACTTTTCAGCAATACAGCTTTGAAAAAATAATATAAAGAAGGCCCGATAAGGAAACAGGCAGACAATCCTATCTGCAGGCATATTTTAGGAAGGCCGGGATTGAAATACAGGAATACTGATTTTGCCACCCTGATACTGAATGCCAGCAGCAGTAAACCCAGGAAAAAGGAAGCTACGGACCTTCTCTTCTTACTTAAGAAAAGGTAAACGCTCAGGATAATGCCGTTAAATGCTCCTAAAGCACTGACAAGGAATAATAATTGCCGATCAAGGTCCATAGTATAAATGGGTTAAACAGAAAACCGGGCCTCCCGCCTATGCGGAAAGCCCGGTTCAAATATAAATGTATCCCTCTATTATACCAATCCTTGTATGGATTGAATAAGCGTTTTTTTGTTAAACGGTTTTTCCAGGAAAAGATCGGCTCCGTTTTCCAGTGCAATGTCTTTAGCGGCAATATCCACGCCCGAGATCATAATGATCCTGGTAGCCGGATACTCCGACCTGATGAATTCGATCAGATCAATACCATACCCATCCGGCAACCTGTTATCCAGTAATACAACAGAGGGTACTTCCTGTTGAAAATATTCCACAGCATCGGAAATTGATTGCACATGTTCTATCTCCATTCCTTCCCCATCAAGCAATAAATTGATCAGTAAACACATCTCTCCTTCGTCGTCCACGATCAGTATTTTCTGTTTGCCAATAGTCTCTGTAGCGGCATTTGTCATAAAGCTGGTTTTAAAGGTTCTGGTTAATAACTTAAAAACCATACCAACAATTAAAAGAAAAATTTTGTGCAACCAAATCGTTGCCTATATTTGCAACCTAATGGTTGCCTAACCAATTAATGAACTATCATGAGAAGAGATGTATTCCAAGCAATAGCCGATCCTACCAGGCGGGAGATCATTGGCTTAATCGCCAACCAGGCCATGACGCATACTGCCGTGGCAGACAGTTTTGATGTGAGCCGGCAGGCCATTTCAAAACATATTAAGATCCTCACGGAATGCGGCCTCATTGTGATCAAACAACAAGGCAGGGAGCGGTACTG includes the following:
- a CDS encoding outer membrane beta-barrel protein, with the translated sequence MVRVSLFFSLLILNIPAFSQTVLRGKAVDDKNHSGIGFVTVSLLSLKDTALIQGQVSDSAGFFQFSGMPAGTYLLRLSTLGYKHTWKLAETGDAGEIPMAADASLLEEVVVAGERPAFQRSGDKLVLNISGNKLFAASANTFDILKKVPGLEVNGDGTITMSGRITPGVFIDGKPVLMNAEELQQYLASLTPEMIASIEVISNPSSRYDGEYKGIIDIKLKRDQTLGWKGNALLSLQRNNYTLSDNTLQLSYKTGKVAYTARLGYRAGTTVHRYAALQHQANTNIMATNTQTLSGNNNFSYQLGAEYSFRKGQRIDVGLRVFNLNRDVDAFNTLFTTDSSAKRTIFHTYSINTSAPKQRNYAANLNYTAQFGEHQLDLLGSVAKVSNRQYEDIQNREAETLLDYWKTALKNEILIRMAQADLSLKVWKGKVGAGAKFAYTTTKNDLRYDTLLANNDFGLDSSRTNNFQYDEYISAAYVSYERSWRKWNYTLSVRAEHTHSVAGIITRDYLNWLPGFLFTYTIDPTQQLHLSYSRRMTRPNFVQLNPFRFYLSPLNYVVGNPQLQPSQTNMLSLTYSHKSFNAAIQIGRELSPMARYPEYDSATNELEYLGRNLPYGDFAGIELSFPLSLKTWWKMQHSIRGAYRKEQTPYHEIIYTIPITDYTLSGSQVFTLPHAITFDLTYYYKSRSGNGIYRIKPLSSIDLSLQKSWLKGKLNAKISYYDILDTYRVYYIFREKQILNNELSHWFGNRRVVATLNYSFGRSTHKGKQNSKNEEENRAGM
- a CDS encoding hybrid sensor histidine kinase/response regulator transcription factor, with product MLFCIRKAGIILLMLFCFTPALFAADPPVKYIGIEHGLSNNVVTCLFQDHKGFMWFGTYDGLNKYDGSTFTVFRNRINDATSLNGNEIYSLTEDAAHNIWIVNRSGISIYDPGSRLFAPAYYTQSGSTVKKNISFSVTTILTTKKGAIFAGTEMAGLLLFRSGNPVGRQIPLVDARYKLNSYQVTALEEDPKDGSLWLFVQNIGLCRYALTDTVVTIVNQSMRQGSCIKTDVSGDLWIGTESGLFRYNRKMDTLSANYIDVTCKITSLCIDRKGILWIASDGKGVLFYDGTTTKAKPFISQDGKSLINSAAVYSIYEDKEGRKWIGTLRGGINVVEPRPDPFKTIVYKDEKNNNPNNNFILSFCEDADRNIWIGTDGGGLRYWDRKRNTHTVYTHDPANKNTIGSNFITSIINDAENNIWVSTWLGGISRFNKRTGSFEHYTCQEKRVWLLYEDKQKTLWASTTNDGTLYRFSKTTNTFEVFDRNIVNIQCLGEDSAGNLWGGNYTTLIKIDRVSKQHKVYELGHTARCIHEDKKGNFWIGTQGGGLLLFNRETGTFKRFDESNGMQSNIVLRILEDGQGYLWLSSFTGLVRMDTKEFKFRPFSTQDGLQSNQFSFHAAAALRSGEFLFGGIRGFNIFYPDSVTGQASPPEVLLTDIRIDGKPLTSGSSFITEKVLENVQGIRIPYNRSSLSFNFVALEYDASDKIKYAYFLEGWDKQWNYSNSVHTANYSWLEEGTYYFRIKATDAQGRWGKEVTALKIVVLPPWYRTWWAYLLYFSFTAGCIWLYIRYTAAKQRLQYEVKLAHLEKEKEKELNERKLSFFTNVSHEFRTPLTLIINPVKEMVQHSNGKDPELDVVYRNARRLLNLVDQLMLFRKADSGADLLKVSRLDVIELCNEVFRCFAQQAKVKGINYQFIAPESPLELSLDQEKTEIAVFNLLSNAFKFTPQGGSISLEVTALSNEVMIKVRDNGCGIESADLTRVFEKFRQADSRKISHKMGFGIGLYLVKHFVESHKGTVVCESIPDEGSVFTITLLKGSSHLPAGHLLQEQVKEHELLEELTEDVEPLKTNKVNEQKGMTAEETITGKKAILLIDDNPLIKDYLQQVFAERYLLYTATDSEDGFRIAQQLIPDLIISDINMPGMDGVELCRKIKETESTGHIPVILLTGMTETHIKLRGIESGADDYITKPFDTELLLARLDTLLKNRGLLQRYFLDNITLKKTSVKVPAEYQDFLQECITVIEANLEAEDFTIKQFSKLMGMSHSGLYQKVKSISGQSLNAFIRSIRLRRAAVLMLTENMNVSQAAYHVGIGDIKYFREQFVKLFGMPPSEYIKKYRHSFNRDFNVIRTEEK
- a CDS encoding response regulator; this translates as MTNAATETIGKQKILIVDDEGEMCLLINLLLDGEGMEIEHVQSISDAVEYFQQEVPSVVLLDNRLPDGYGIDLIEFIRSEYPATRIIMISGVDIAAKDIALENGADLFLEKPFNKKTLIQSIQGLV
- a CDS encoding SusC/RagA family TonB-linked outer membrane protein yields the protein MKKSRLLHNDAEASPCRKTILRLLLLGCFQLFSLLGFAQQQISGTVRSIDGPVPGATILVKGTRVAAVSDGEGKFSLNATGQVTLVCTHMSYATKEIVLGPEERSGILIQLESKNADLGEIVVVGYNAQKKATITGSISVLKGADIVKSPQANVSNSLAGRFSGIVINNRSGEPGYDGSNFTIRGLATTGNNDVLVVVDGVPGQIGGLERLNPNDIESMSILKDASAAIYGSRAANGVILVTTKRGKSGKPSISASFNQGFSSPTRLPKMANAATYAAINNEIDYYNNPAGGMNQHYSADEIRKFADGSDPLNYPNTDWAKETLKKTTTQNQANIAVSGGSENIHYYISAGMLSQDGLYKNGATKYTQYSFRSNIDADITKDFKVGLYLSGREENRKFPMSGAGDIFRSIYRAYSTVPARYPNGLPSEGIEGNNPVMMATDAGGLNRNPTQVFNGILKGSYQLPWVKGLSVDGFLAVDKSWNFSKAFGTPYVLYSYDKTANTYNRRVVGGSSGAGILNESQQNQAQVTTNIKLNYQQKFGDHNISAFAGYEQSSFKRDTFGASRQNFPTVLTPELSQGGTAATDRNNGGKSYNFTRRSFIGKVGYDYHEKYLAEVQVRIDGSSTFPEGNRYGTFPAASVGWRISKEPWFSNVTFVNNLKLRASYGVLGNDNVAQFQYFDNYSFNNVFVSGSNITPGIDLTKLANLAIHWEEAKKTDIGIEGTLFNNFSFEFIYFRQQRSNILAVRNASIPFVSGIVNPFGADPLVPSENIGKIDNNGVEATIGYDRREGRFHYGVSGNITYAKSDIVFIDEAPGVLPYQRQTGQPLNTYLLYNNIGIFRTQADLDKNPHLTGAQLGDLIYEDYNKDGKITADDQVRSRYGNIPEISYGITAYADYKNFDLSMVWAGQSRVSQYVLPESGTVGNFYSSWADNRWSPSNIQGTYPRVDTRASSSVNGGLYPNTFWLNDASFLRLKNVELGYNFPAGMLKMQSLRLYVNAFNLVTFTKVKDYDPEGNSNSGQFYPQQRIVNIGVNVRF
- a CDS encoding helix-turn-helix domain-containing protein, with the translated sequence MDLDRQLLFLVSALGAFNGIILSVYLFLSKKRRSVASFFLGLLLLAFSIRVAKSVFLYFNPGLPKICLQIGLSACFLIGPSLYYFFKAVLLKSTGIPNSWKWSWGIQLGALVLVGMLFPYQTRPDVWNNIIVYVIYLQWPCYLVATGFLLKPVLKTLFVNPSVLSDTEKFWLILFLGNCLIFLAYLLAFFRVVHGIYISGGICFTFMLFLTVFFSLSGAGFENNGKPERKKIAETDASIWLDKLEKVIRDKALYKDPNLKLNDLAQHINISMHQLSQLLNDNLGKSFSTYINEYRIAEACKLITTNERLTFEAIGYEVGYNSKSTFYAAFRKIKDMTPALYKESIGAA
- a CDS encoding ArsR/SmtB family transcription factor, whose protein sequence is MRRDVFQAIADPTRREIIGLIANQAMTHTAVADSFDVSRQAISKHIKILTECGLIVIKQQGRERYCEARLDRLKEIASWLEQYNRYWEVKLDSLERYLDKLQKDKKHGRKK